In one Nicotiana sylvestris chromosome 8, ASM39365v2, whole genome shotgun sequence genomic region, the following are encoded:
- the LOC104241081 gene encoding pectin acetylesterase 8-like, translating to MVNGSVRQWIYSLLTMSMIFRNEGLFVNITYLLSGVAKEAVCLDGSPPAYHHDKGFGTGVNSWLIQMEGGGWCNNVTTCLSRKNTRLGSSKQMVKQLAFSGILSNKPQFNPDFYNWNRVKVRYCDGSSFTGDVQAVNPITNLHFRGARVFLAVMEDLLAKGMKNAENAILSGCSAGGLTSILHCDSFKALLPMGAKVKCFSDAGYFINVKDISGAPHIEEFFGDVVRLHGSAKNLPPSCTSRLKPNLCFFPQNVAQHVRTPLFLVNAAYDSWQIKNILAPSVADPRGVWRNCKLDILRCSSRQLQTMQGFRLGFLRALYALGPSSSRGYFINSCYAHCQTEVQETWFRADSPKLANKTIAKALGDWFFDKNPFQKIDCPYPCDKTCHNRVFDPNVHPFDIDM from the exons ATGGTAAATGGGAGTGTGCGACAATGGATATATTCATTACTTACTATGTCGATGATTTTTAGAAATGAAGGGCTGTTTGTTAATATTACTTACCTTTTGAGTGGGGTGGCAAAAGAAGCAG TATGTTTGGATGGGAGTCCACCTGCATATCATCATGACAAAGGATTTGGTACAGGGGTTAATAGTTGGTTAATCCAAATGGAG GGAGGAGGTTGGTGCAATAATGTCACCACTTGCCTTTCTCGTAAGAATACTCGCTTGGGATCGTCCAAACAGATGGTAAAACAACTCGCTTTCTCGGGAATTCTAAGCAACAAGCCTCAGTTTAATCCAG ACTTCTATAACTGGAACAGAGTAAAGGTTAGGTATTGCGATGGATCATCCTTCACTGGTGATGTTCAAGCAGTCAATCCG ATTACTAATCTTCACTTCAGAGGGGCAAGAGTTTTTCTTGCTGTTATGGAGGATTTGTTGGCAAAGGGAATGAAGAACGCTGAAAAT GCTATTCTGTCTGGATGTTCAGCTGGCGGATTGACTTCAATTTTACATTGTGACAGCTTCAAGGCGCTCCTACCAATGGGTGCTAAAGTAAAGTGTTTTTCAGATGCTGGTTATTTTATCAATGT GAAAGATATTTCTGGTGCGCCGCATATTGAAGAGTTCTTTGGAGATGTTGTCCGATTACAT GGTTCTGCCAAGAATCTGCCACCATCATGTACCTCAAGATTGAAACCGAATTTG TGCTTTTTCCCGCAAAATGTTGCTCAACACGTGCGGACACCACTTTTTCTAGTTAATGCAGCCTATGATTCATGGCAG ATAAAGAACATTTTGGCTCCTAGTGTTGCTGATCCCCGTGGGGTCTGGCGCAACTGCAAACTTGACATACTGAGATGCTCTTCCAGGCAGCTTCAAACTATGCAAG GTTTTAGATTGGGGTTTCTGAGAGCATTATATGCGCTTGGCCCTTCTTCATCAAGAGGGTATTTTATCAACTCATGCTATGCACACTGTCAAACTGAAGTTCAAGAAACATGGTTCAGGGCTGACTCTCCTAAGTTAGCTAACAAG ACAATTGCCAAAGCACTCGGAGACTGGTTCTTCGACAAAAATCCATTCCAGAAGATTGATTGCCCTTACCCTTGTGATAAAACTTGTCACAACCGTGTTTTTGATCCAAATGTTCATCCTTTTGATATTGATATGTAA